The following proteins are encoded in a genomic region of Ursus arctos isolate Adak ecotype North America unplaced genomic scaffold, UrsArc2.0 scaffold_32, whole genome shotgun sequence:
- the FAM76A gene encoding protein FAM76A isoform X1 has protein sequence MAALYACTKCHQRFPFEALSQGQQLCKECRIAHPVVKCTYCRTEYQQESKTNTICKKCAQNVQLYGTPKPCQYCNIIAAFIGNKCQRCTNSEKKYGPPYSCEQCKQQCAFDRKDDRKKVDGKLLCWLCTLSYKRVLQKTKEQRKHLSSSSRASHQEKEQYSRLSGGSHYNSQKTLSTSSIQNEIPKKKSKFESITTNGDSFSPDLALDSPGTDHFVIIAQLKEEVATLKKMLHQKDQMILEKEKKITELKADFQYQESQMRAKMNQMEKTHKEVTEQLQAKNRELLKQAAALSKSKKSEKSGAITSP, from the exons ATGGCGGCGCTCTACGCCTGCACCAAGTGCCACCAGCGCTTCCCCTTCGAGGCGCTGTCTCAGGGGCAGCAGCTGTGCAAG GAATGTCGGATTGCACACCCTGTTGTGAAGTGCACCTACTGTAGAACTGAATACCAGCAGGAGAG TAAAACCAATACAATATGCAAGAAATGTGCTCAGAATGTGCAGTTATATGGAACG CCCAAACCTTGTCAATATTGCAACATAATTGCCGCGTTCATCGGCAACAAATGCCAGCGCTGCACGAACTCAGAGAAGAAGTACGGACCACCATATTCGTGTGAACAGTGTAAGCAGCAGTGTGCATTTGACAGGAAAGATGACAGAAAGAAG GTAGATGGGAAATTGCTGTGTTGGCTGTGCACGCTTTCATATAAACGGGTCCTTCAGAAGACCAAAGAGCAGAGGAAACATCTGAGCAGCTCTTCCCGTGCCAGCCACCAGGAGAAGGAACAGTATAGTCGACTGAGTGGTGGCAGCCATTATAACAG CCAGAAAACACTTTCCACATCTTCAATTCAAAATGAAATCCCAAAGAAAAAATCCAAGTTTGAGTCAATCACAACCAATGGAGACAG CTTTTCCCCAGACCTGGCTCTGGACTCACCAGGCACTGACCACTTTGTCATCATTGCCCAACTGAAGGAAGAAGTGGCCACTCTGAAGAAGATGCTGCATCAAAAAGATCAAatgattttagagaaagagaagaag atCACAGAGTTGAAGGCTGATTTTCAATACCAAGAATCTCAGATGAGAGCCAAAATGAACCAGATggagaaaacacacaaagaagTCACAGAGCAATTGCAG gcTAAAAACCGAGAGCTCCTGAAGCAGGCAGCTGCCTTGTCCAAGAGCAAGAAGTCCGAGAAGTCGGGAGCTATAACCTCTCCGTGA
- the FAM76A gene encoding protein FAM76A isoform X2 produces the protein MAALYACTKCHQRFPFEALSQGQQLCKECRIAHPVVKCTYCRTEYQQESKTNTICKKCAQNVQLYGTPKPCQYCNIIAAFIGNKCQRCTNSEKKYGPPYSCEQCKQQCAFDRKDDRKKVDGKLLCWLCTLSYKRVLQKTKEQRKHLSSSSRASHQEKEQYSRLSGGSHYNSQKTLSTSSIQNEIPKKKSKFESITTNGDSFSPDLALDSPGTDHFVIIAQLKEEVATLKKMLHQKDQMILEKEKKRERTSRQSGRRREREKQAPH, from the exons ATGGCGGCGCTCTACGCCTGCACCAAGTGCCACCAGCGCTTCCCCTTCGAGGCGCTGTCTCAGGGGCAGCAGCTGTGCAAG GAATGTCGGATTGCACACCCTGTTGTGAAGTGCACCTACTGTAGAACTGAATACCAGCAGGAGAG TAAAACCAATACAATATGCAAGAAATGTGCTCAGAATGTGCAGTTATATGGAACG CCCAAACCTTGTCAATATTGCAACATAATTGCCGCGTTCATCGGCAACAAATGCCAGCGCTGCACGAACTCAGAGAAGAAGTACGGACCACCATATTCGTGTGAACAGTGTAAGCAGCAGTGTGCATTTGACAGGAAAGATGACAGAAAGAAG GTAGATGGGAAATTGCTGTGTTGGCTGTGCACGCTTTCATATAAACGGGTCCTTCAGAAGACCAAAGAGCAGAGGAAACATCTGAGCAGCTCTTCCCGTGCCAGCCACCAGGAGAAGGAACAGTATAGTCGACTGAGTGGTGGCAGCCATTATAACAG CCAGAAAACACTTTCCACATCTTCAATTCAAAATGAAATCCCAAAGAAAAAATCCAAGTTTGAGTCAATCACAACCAATGGAGACAG CTTTTCCCCAGACCTGGCTCTGGACTCACCAGGCACTGACCACTTTGTCATCATTGCCCAACTGAAGGAAGAAGTGGCCACTCTGAAGAAGATGCTGCATCAAAAAGATCAAatgattttagagaaagagaagaag agagagcgcacaagcaggcagagtggcaggcgaagggagagggagaagcaggctccccactga